CTGCGGGTGTTTCCCTGTGGCCTCCTGGTCGATCAGATCCTGATCCAGGGCCGCCTTGACCAATCCTTGTACGAAGAGCCCTTCCGTACCCGGCTTGACCAACGTGGGGTGCGAGGCCAGCTTGGCGATGTTCGTGTTGAAGGAATCGACGACGATGACCTGGGCCTTGTACACCCGAATCGCTTCCTTGACCCGCAGGCTCGCGACGGGATTGGTTTCGGTGATGTTGGAGCCGACCAAGAGAATGGCTTTTGCCTTGGTGATGTCGGCCGAATCGTTGGTCATCCGTCCGACCCCCAGGGCCTGCCGCGCCGCATGGACGAAATTCAGGTGGCCGTATCTCGCGCTGCTGTCGATCTGGTTGGTTCCCAGCGCCACGCGCATGAGCTTTTGGAACAGGTACAATTCCTCGTTGGTGCAGCGCGCAGTGATGAGTCCCGCGATCGCCTGCGGTCCGTGGGCGCTCTTGACGGCCTCGATGCGTTCGATGAGCTGGTGCATGGTATCCAGCCAGGGCGCCGATATCAGCTCGCCCTCGCGGCGGACGAGCGGTTGCGTCAGGCGCGTCTTGCTGTCGATGAACTGGAACCCGAACCGGCCGCGAACACAGAGGCCGCCATGTCCCTTCGCCGTCTCGGTGCGGTCGCCCCATTTGTTCTTCCAGGACAGATGAGAAGTGACCCGCACCACCTGGGTGTCTTTGGTCTCCACATACATCTGGCAGCCGTCGCCGCAGTAGTTGCAGGTGGTCAGGGTCTTCTTCATCTGCCAGGGCTTGTACTGGTACTTCGAGTACTTGTTGGTGATGGCGCCCACGGGACAGACGGCCAAACAGTCGCCGCAAAATTCGCATTGCAGCGGCTGGTCCCCCTTGGCCACCACCTGGTTGAAGCCGCCCTTCTTCATGAACTGCAAGGCGTCGATCATTTGCACGTCCTTGCAGATGTTGATGCACTCGCCGCAGGCGATGCAGCGATTCATGTTGAAGTCCAGCACCAGGCTGCGCGTATCTTCGGGGATGAGTTTCTGTTTGGCGCTGGCCAGGTTCGTGACCCCGTGCAGGAAGGCCATGTCCTGGAGTTCGCAATGGCCGTCGGCGTCGCACACGGGACAGTCGAGCGGATGCACGGAGAGGTGTTTCTCCACCGCCTTCTTGCGGGCGAGGAATAGATCCTCCCCCTCTGTCCGGATGACCATCCCGGCGGTCGCCTTGGCGGTGCAGGACCGAACCGGCGCCTTCTTGCCTTCCTGCATGACCAGGCACATGCCGCAGGATCCGAACGGATCGAACGTGTAGTGGTAGCACATGGCCGGAATGATCTTGCCCGTGCTCGCGATCACGTCGTACAGCGAGACGCCGTCCTTGGCCGTGACCGTCTGGCCATCGATGGACAATTCGATGGTCGTCGCTTCCGTGTCAGGACTAGTGGTTGGTTTCAGTGCCATGGTACTTGCAATCGTCAACCGTTCTGCGTCATCCGTCAATCGGTTCGGAGAGCAACCGCCGCCATGGCGCGATTGACGCGTGACGGTTGACGCCTTTTATTTATCGGTCGCACTCCCCCATCACGATGTCATAGGTGCCGAAGATCGTGACCGCGTCGGCGATCATGTACCCCTTGGCCATGAAATCAAAGGCGCCCATATGAATGAAGGAAGGCGAACGGATTTTCAACCGGTACGGTTTCCCGCCGCCCGTGCTCACGATATAGAACCCGAGTTCGCCCTTGTGGGCCTCGGTGCCGCAGTAGATTTCGCCCGGCGGCGCATTGAACCCCTGGGAGAACAATTTGAACTGCTGAATCATCGATTCCAAGTTGGTAAAGACCCGTTCTTTCGGCGGCAGCGTCACGCTGGGGACATCCGCCATGACCGGACCCTCAGCCGGGATCTGCTCCAGGCACTGGCGGATGATCTTGACGCTCTCGTGCATTTCCAAGACTCGAATCCAATACCGGTCATAGGTGTCGCCGTTCTTGCCGACCGGCACGCTGAACTCGCAGCGAGGATAGGCGCCGTAGGATTCGTACTTCCGCAGGTCGTAATCCACTCCGGAGCCGCGCAAGGTCGGGCCGCTCAACCCGAAATTGACGGCATCTTCAGCCGAGATGACGGCCACGCCCTTGGTCCGGGCCAGCCAGATGCGGTTCTTTTCGAGGAATACGACGTATTCCTCGATTTTCGGCGGAAAGTAATCGAGGAACTTGCGGATCTTCTCGAAGAGGGCCGGCGTGAAATCCCGCTCGACCCCGCCGATGCGGTACCAACTCGTGGTCAGCCGGGCTCCGCACAGCTCGTCGAACCAATCCAGCAGAATCTCCCGATCCCGAAACGTATAGAAAAAGACCGTCATGGCCCCGATGTCGAGCGCCTGCGTGCCCAGCCAGAAGAGGTGGCCGATGATGCGCTGGACCTCGGCGACGATCGTTCGCAGATACTCCGCCCGTTCCGGGACGGTGATGTTGACCAGCTTCTCGACCGCCCGGCAATAGGCGTAGTTGTTGTACATGGCGCAGACGTAGTCCAGCCGGTCCGTGTGCGGAATGAACTGGTGGTAGGTGCCCTCCTCCGCCAGCTTTTCGACTCCGCGGTGCAGGTAGCCCATGACCGGGATGGACTTGACGATCCGCTCGCCTTCCAGCTCGAGAATCACCTTCAACACGCCGTGCGTGCTGGGGTGCTGCGGCCCCATGTTCAGCAGCAATTCTTCCGTGCGCAACGTCGGGAGGGTCTCGCTCTCCGGATGTTGCGGGTCGACCTTGTAGACGGTCGTGCGTTGGTCTTCGAAGGGTCGGGACGCCATGCCGTGCCTTTAGGACATCGGTTCGTTCAAGAAATCGAAGGTGTCGCGCCATCCCTTGCCGCGAAGCGGAAAATCCTTCCGGAGCGGGTACCCCTCCGTATATTCATCGGGCATCAAAATGCGGCGCAAATCGGGATGATTCCGAAAACGGATACCCATCATGTCGAAGACTTCCCGCTCCATGAAGTCGGCGCCTTTCCAAATGTCGCAGAGGGAATCCACGACACAGTCCGACTCGCGGACCCGTGTTTTGAGCCGAATGCGATGGCGTTTCCTGATGGAGTAGAACTCATAGACGACTTCGAACCGCTCCTCATCTTCGGGCCAATCGACGGAGCTGACGTGCACGATATAATCAAAATCCAATGCGGGGTCGTCGTGAAGCAGCCGCGCCACGCGGTGCAGCGCGTCCGGTGTGACCGTCACAGCCAGGTCGCCCCGCCATTCGACCGCCTTCACGAAACCTTCCGGGAAGGCGTCCTTGATCCGGCGGGCCATGGGATGCAGGGAGTCGGCGGTCATGTCACGCTTTCAGGTGCTGCTTCACCTGCTCCGGCTGCTTGACGAAGACTCGTTTCTGCATGATGCGCTCTTGCAGCTTGAGAATCCCGTCGAAGAGCGCCTCCGGCGTCGGAGGGCACCCGGGGACATAGATATCGACCGGGACGAATCGGTCGACCCCCTGCACGACGCTGTAACTGTCGTAAATGTTGCCCGAGGTAGCACAGGACCCCATCGCGATGACGTATTTGGGCTCGGGCATCTGGTCGTAAATTTTCCTGATCACCGGCGCCATCCGCCGGCATACGGTCCCGGCGACGATCATGAGGTCCGATTGGCGCGGCGAGGCGCGAAAGACGCCCGCGCCGTACCGGTCCATATCGTAGCGGGACGAGACGGCGGCGATCATTTCTATCGCGCAGCAGGCCAGACCGAAGGTCATCGGCCACAACGAACCCTTGCGGGCCCAGTTCACCGCCTTCTCGACGGTGGTCGTGATCACGTCCGCCTGACCGTCTTTGTCGTGACGCCCGATTTGGATCAAGCCCATGGTGACACCTATAGGACGTTCAATCCCCTATACCCGTCCGGTCAATCCCACTCCAAGGCGCCTTTTCGCCAGGCATAGACATAGGCGATGACGAACAGGCCGATGAAAATGATCATTTCAAGGAGCCCGATCAAGCCGATCTTGTCGAACACGACGGCCCAGGGATACAGAAAGATGATCTCGATATCGAAGATGACGAACAGCATCGCAAAAATGTAGTACCGGACCGGGAACGGCATGCGCGCATCTGAAAAGGGCTCCGATCCACATTCATAGGTGCTCAGTTTTTCCGGTTCCGGGTACTTGGGTTGAACGAGATAGCTCACGATCAATGTGACGACCCCAAACGCCAGCGCGACGAAAATGAACAGCAGGATGGGGAAGTAACTGTTGAGATATTCGAGGAGCAGCTCGGTTCCGGCCATTGCGGTCCCCTACGTGGGCATTCGGGGAAGAAAAAACGAGCGGCAATCTTAGTCACCGGCAGAAAGCAATAGCAAGCGCACAAAGGACCTACCGGGGCCCCACCCCGAAAGTCCTAAACGCCGGCCCTCGGACTCCTTCCACTGCTTCGACCTCTTCCCGGCGAGGCTGCCCGGTCTATCACAGAAAGAAGGTGAAACATCAGAATTGGCCAGCCGCAGACGGAACCGTCCATCCCTTCCTCAAACTGAAAAACGCAGTCAAGTAGTGGCGGCGGCTATTCCAGCCCAAGGATCATCCCGCCCTGAGACGGCCGACATATGAGGGTCAGGTGCGGTCGGTCTTCATGTTGGAGGCGGGCATGCGGAGCCCCGACGATATGGCGTCCGACCCGGGCTCCCATTCGGCTTTCAACGGCGGGACAGCCCTTCCCTTCTTACGACGCGGGATCTGCGTCTCGATTCGTCCTGGCTTTGTCTGACGGACGCGCGGCGCAGCGCCGGGTTGTTCAGCCATGGCTGTTCCCCGTAAACTGACAGGTGCGAGGCCTGTCATCACGATCTCTCCTCGGTCCACCGATGTTCCAAGGTTTGCCGGGATCGCTTGACAGCACTTCGCGATCTGCTAAGGTTGCCACGTCGGACCAATCATGAGATCCCATCTCGTACCAGCCTCCGGTTTCTTCCTCACCCTCTTGGTTCTTGCTCACCTGCCGGCGACCCAGGCGATGGGTGGATACACCGTCGATCCGGCTGTCGAAAGCGTGGTCCGCGGAGACCAGCATTGGGCCTTTCCCGCCGGCTATATCCGCCTGAGCATGCCATCCGAAGGCGTGGTCAATCAAGTCACCGGGGACAGCCAGGTGGCGGGAAGCCGGATGCTGGTGGGCGGGACCCAACGGCTCTACCTGAAGATCAAGCCCGGGAGCGAGACCGCGGTCGGTGATCTCCTGACGGTCTATCGCAAACAGCATAAGGTCTTTCATCCCGCCACTCGACAATACCTGGGGGAACTCATCCATCAATTTGGTGTCGTCAAAGTTGTCGCAATAGAAGGGCAATTCGCTCATGGGCAGTTGGTGGCCTCATTTGCGCCGATTGGACCGGGCGATATGTTGACCCGGTTCGTTCCCCCGACTGTTGAGAGCCGATCTGAGTCCGGTCGAGCGGCAGCCGATGTCCATGGGATCATCGTTGATTTCCCCGCCAACCGTATGCTCGTCGGGCA
The DNA window shown above is from Nitrospira tepida and carries:
- a CDS encoding molybdopterin-dependent oxidoreductase — translated: MALKPTTSPDTEATTIELSIDGQTVTAKDGVSLYDVIASTGKIIPAMCYHYTFDPFGSCGMCLVMQEGKKAPVRSCTAKATAGMVIRTEGEDLFLARKKAVEKHLSVHPLDCPVCDADGHCELQDMAFLHGVTNLASAKQKLIPEDTRSLVLDFNMNRCIACGECINICKDVQMIDALQFMKKGGFNQVVAKGDQPLQCEFCGDCLAVCPVGAITNKYSKYQYKPWQMKKTLTTCNYCGDGCQMYVETKDTQVVRVTSHLSWKNKWGDRTETAKGHGGLCVRGRFGFQFIDSKTRLTQPLVRREGELISAPWLDTMHQLIERIEAVKSAHGPQAIAGLITARCTNEELYLFQKLMRVALGTNQIDSSARYGHLNFVHAARQALGVGRMTNDSADITKAKAILLVGSNITETNPVASLRVKEAIRVYKAQVIVVDSFNTNIAKLASHPTLVKPGTEGLFVQGLVKAALDQDLIDQEATGKHPQALAALKQAVAGLSLERIATQTGASIEQIVEAATLFAEAPRALVIAGEGIVRRSGGYRTLLTLIDFLWITGKLGRPGCGLNTVVEEANEQGAVDMGVAPEFLPGQAPFSDEAARARFAKAWGSEPQPATLPAAGSGASLMEILDRCRTGQIKALYLVGENPLETLPASADVRAALEKLDLLICQDPFLTETGKLAHFVLPACTFAEKDGTVTNQEGQVQRIRQTLDPLGESLPDWHIMTALASGLGHQWDYESSQDIQNEIMKLLPGYYNLGQAKKPMVSPDAYFSNGYAVQVSSRYAQPGTEPSPDKPYRLIMGQLLYHSGKLSTQASGLINIAPNNGRLHMSLEDLSRLGLAEGGTVRVTSAKGSLVMAVQPNTTVLPGACFFPEHFNEPPVKDLMAVEIDPVTKVPTFKLTPVFVEKA
- the nuoD gene encoding NADH dehydrogenase (quinone) subunit D, which translates into the protein MASRPFEDQRTTVYKVDPQHPESETLPTLRTEELLLNMGPQHPSTHGVLKVILELEGERIVKSIPVMGYLHRGVEKLAEEGTYHQFIPHTDRLDYVCAMYNNYAYCRAVEKLVNITVPERAEYLRTIVAEVQRIIGHLFWLGTQALDIGAMTVFFYTFRDREILLDWFDELCGARLTTSWYRIGGVERDFTPALFEKIRKFLDYFPPKIEEYVVFLEKNRIWLARTKGVAVISAEDAVNFGLSGPTLRGSGVDYDLRKYESYGAYPRCEFSVPVGKNGDTYDRYWIRVLEMHESVKIIRQCLEQIPAEGPVMADVPSVTLPPKERVFTNLESMIQQFKLFSQGFNAPPGEIYCGTEAHKGELGFYIVSTGGGKPYRLKIRSPSFIHMGAFDFMAKGYMIADAVTIFGTYDIVMGECDR
- a CDS encoding NADH-quinone oxidoreductase subunit C, encoding MTADSLHPMARRIKDAFPEGFVKAVEWRGDLAVTVTPDALHRVARLLHDDPALDFDYIVHVSSVDWPEDEERFEVVYEFYSIRKRHRIRLKTRVRESDCVVDSLCDIWKGADFMEREVFDMMGIRFRNHPDLRRILMPDEYTEGYPLRKDFPLRGKGWRDTFDFLNEPMS
- a CDS encoding NADH-quinone oxidoreductase subunit B gives rise to the protein MGLIQIGRHDKDGQADVITTTVEKAVNWARKGSLWPMTFGLACCAIEMIAAVSSRYDMDRYGAGVFRASPRQSDLMIVAGTVCRRMAPVIRKIYDQMPEPKYVIAMGSCATSGNIYDSYSVVQGVDRFVPVDIYVPGCPPTPEALFDGILKLQERIMQKRVFVKQPEQVKQHLKA
- a CDS encoding NADH-quinone oxidoreductase subunit A; the protein is MAGTELLLEYLNSYFPILLFIFVALAFGVVTLIVSYLVQPKYPEPEKLSTYECGSEPFSDARMPFPVRYYIFAMLFVIFDIEIIFLYPWAVVFDKIGLIGLLEMIIFIGLFVIAYVYAWRKGALEWD